The sequence ATATAGCTTATATGCAAACCATCTCACGAAAAAATGCTTTACTTAATCCAGTTAGTAGGAATAATCAAAGATCCATTTTTACAGAAAATAAGTTGACAGTAGAAAATGATTTCGGTAAAAATTAGCttcttttgaattaaattattacaTGAAATACTTTCCCAAGAAATATTTTCAGGTGAAGACATAGTATGAAGGGAAAATTGAAAAgtctttttccctttctttggtgGGTTGTAGCAGTTGGCCAGGAAAATACTACTGTGTATTCTTATTAATCTTATTTCCATAAGAAACTAGGTTGGATCAATTCTGAGTTTGTCTGGAAAGTAGAAACAAAGGAGCCTGTAGTTTCTTGGGTAAGTTAATTTGATAATGGAAAATTGCTCATCTCTTATGTGCATGTGGGAAAAAAGATATACACGAAGGACAAAACTTAGGTGCAATACTTTCAAGTGCTTTCGGTGTTGTTTTTCAAATAACATTGGAGTTTCTGTTGGGTAACAAGTGCTGACCTTTAATGGTAACCTTTTTTGTGTGAGTTATCACTTATCACTTATTACtccaattttgttttgaaaaaagtataaaaaatacccAAGGTACTACACCTAGATTTTGTCCATTAAGAAATGGATATTAGTGCATATTCACATATTCTTGTTTATTTACTTCTCACTGTGACAGTCTCTGATTTTTCTGTTCTTTATTCTCCCCTCGTGATTGGTTTTGGGGATTGCTGGGGTGTTACATTGAAAAATAGAAGTAGCTGTTTAAGGAAGAACCGGATCACATATGTTTGTTTTCAGTTCCCACTCAAAAACTAAAACTGATGTATCATATAGGGCACTGAAGGAAGAAAAGTATGCTGCCCGCCGATCCATACTGCCTGTGCTACAGGCTGAAGAGGATGAGAGGTAAATGAGATTCTCTCACCAAATCTGTATTGTAAGATAGATAAGTGCTATTGTGCTAATCGTTTAACATCTTCATTTTATCTGTTTCCTTCTCTAGATTTGTTAAAGAGTGGCATAAATATCTCGAGTATGAGGCAGAAGTGATGAAGGATGTGCCTGGTTGGAAAGTTGGTGAAAGTGTGTATCACTCTGGGAGATGGGTGCCCCCAGCAAGTGGTGAGTTGCGTCCTGATGTATGGTGATGTTATTTCAGCCATCTCTATCTGCTTCTTTCATTACATGCTGCTGGTACTTTTGTCCAGTCTCTAAATTACATGCTGGTACTTTTGTCCAGTctcttaaataaatttgtatctGGAACATTTGTAACTGCTttgtgaaattttaaaacaagaaTGCATTTTGAATTTGTACTTCATGTGACAATGGCAATCCAACCTCTGATATATACCATTGTATGAATGCGCATTCTTGGCATTGGAAATTGTACTGTATTTAAGCTCTGATTTCTAGAAGAATAAGGTGGAAACTTAATTGGGGTAAAATTCCAACATTTCTCAGACCCTCTTGACCATTAAGCGATTTGGAAAATCTTTCATGTTCCTTGTTTAATGTTTCCTAAGTCACTAGTATGCAGTGATTAAGTGAAAATGAAATGCTAGAACTTAAATTGCATATAGTCTGGTTTAACACTACTTTAAGCCGCTTGTACCTTTTTTGTCAAATCTATTCAAGCCATTAACGGACTGGTGCCTGACTCCGGATATTCAAATGTGTGATTAGAAGTTTGAGGCTGATAGTTTTGAGGAATCAGAAACCAAAGTGGCCGAGAGCCTGAATCATTTGTAGTTCTCTGTTGTTACGCTTTGGTGAACGTGGTAATAATTTGTCTTGTATGCTAACATGGTTTCAAAAGAAAAGGTGAACATGCTAGAGGCAAAAATCGGGAATTTAGAAAACAGCACACTTTGATTTTGTTGGATTTACTTGTAACCCAGATATTTCCTATATATagataagaatattttaaaagagataaattagatttaaattgaaaaaacttaattttttttatgtcatgaacatttttttttgaagatgtgatgaacatttatattttttgtgatttacaaaattacttttttttcttttttcctccaATCTTATATTAaagtgttatattttttataagtgtaCTAATTGTCACAGTTTACATAATTTGTAGTTAAGATAGTTTTCTCATAGACTTGAATTACTCAGTTCCTTGGATAATAGGAGAAAGttcaataattacaaaaataaatagtgtAAAAGTTGCAAGCATATAATTCTAAGTTATGAAGAAGGTTTTAATTCAATCAAGAAAAACATAGGATTAGATTTCATCCTTCAACTCTTTAGTATCCTAATGAAATTTACACGAATGAACCATTCTCTATCGTTGTTGATGCACATGCTAAATCATATTATATCAATTCCTCGCATACGACATTTTTAagagtaattataaaaaattggcTCCTCGCATATTCAATAATTATTCCAACATTAAGAACAGATGTAAGATTGCAACAATAATTATTCCTAACAAATGTAAGATTGCAAACAACAAAGGAAGTGATGAAGAACACCTCCATGATCCTTCCTCTTGATCTCAAATGATTCCCcatgtttttctctctctaggAAACACTTGAAATTGAATCCCATTTTCCTAGCTTGCATCTTTTCAAGCTTTTAAACAAGTTGGTTTAATGAAATTTCTCCTAGGTGAGACATTCTCACCTAGGCGACGGGAAGACTTTAGATGAAGAAAGCTtgagccccccccccccccccccctctctcccaCGTGACTAATTTTCACTTGGACGAGTCTTTGATAGTGAGTACATTTGTCCAGACGAACCCTTGTCATAGGTTTCACTTGTCAATCTTTTTAATCTACATGAGAAAGAGTTGGATAAACCttcaaattataaacaaaacatttaaaa comes from Glycine soja cultivar W05 chromosome 20, ASM419377v2, whole genome shotgun sequence and encodes:
- the LOC114401204 gene encoding NADH dehydrogenase [ubiquinone] 1 alpha subcomplex subunit 13-B, whose product is MTEAYIRKKPGMASVKDMPVLQDGPPPGGFAPVRFARRIPNKGPSAVAIFLTAFGAFSWGMYQVGQGNKIRRALKEEKYAARRSILPVLQAEEDERFVKEWHKYLEYEAEVMKDVPGWKVGESVYHSGRWVPPASGELRPDVW